One Hippoglossus stenolepis isolate QCI-W04-F060 chromosome 9, HSTE1.2, whole genome shotgun sequence genomic region harbors:
- the LOC118115271 gene encoding fibroblast growth factor 10: MIRWAAGGSKAASASSCSRAGLEARSGSGTNSGPRSSALHSSLSLPLLLALVLFSFSLSGAACHQLRRERLRLANPRALRVPLNISETELAFRPRTIGGPLGRTGGPQGRHVRSYNHLQGDIRRRKLFSFQKFFLRIDKNGTVSGTKSKDDPLSVLEITSVDVGVVAIKGLNSNYYLAIGRKGDLYGAREFGVDCTLKERIEENGYNTYASAQWRNKKRQMFVGLNVHGRPLKGKKTRRKNTATHFLPIMV, from the exons ATGATCAGATGGGCTGCTGGAGGGAGTAAGGCTGCCTCTGCCTCGTCCTGCTCCAGGGCCGGGTTAGAGGCTCGTTCTGGCTCTGGGACCAACTCTGGACCAAGGTCATCAGCACTGCATTCCTCCCTGTCTTTGCCTCTCCTGCTGGCCCTGGtgcttttctccttttccctgTCCGGGGCGGCCTGCCATCAGCTCCGCAGAGAAAGACTGAGGCTCGCCAACCCACGAGCTCTCAGAGTTCCACTGAACATTTCGGAGACTGAGCTCGCCTTCAGGCCCAGGACCATTGGGGGCCCTCTGGGTCGGACTGGAGGACCGCAGGGTCGGCATGTGCGCAGCTACAATCACCTCCAAGGGGATATACGCAGGAGGAAGCTGTTCTCTTTCCAGAAGTTCTTCCTGAGGATTGATAAGAATGGAACAGTCAGTGGAACCAAGAGCAAGGATGACCCTCTCA GTGTCCTGGAAATCACCTCGGTGGACGTGGGAGTGGTGGCCATCAAAGGGCTGAACAGCAACTACTATCTGGCTATCGGCAGGAAGGGAGACCTGTACGGAGCG AGAGAGTTTGGCGTGGACTGCACCCTGAAGGAGCGGATCGAGGAGAACGGCTACAACACATACGCTTCAGCTCAGTGGAGGAACAAGAAGCGGCAGATGTTTGTGGGTCTGAACGTCCACGGGAGGCCGCTCAAGGGGAAGAAAACACGCAGGAAGAACACGGCCACCCACTTCCTTCCAATTATGGTGTGA
- the paip1 gene encoding polyadenylate-binding protein-interacting protein 1: protein MNPNFDRAPGAGRSYSLAADPAFVGLGDDDDDDANKPPLFNQRGPLRQPRSVPLFAENNMSPTSDALGGDCRRQSRPQTSPNANSVSASRGFYDVDSLVRSSTLSASAAEFVPSGMNLYEDPTHYDDSEGYYTEINLEEMVKDFLDHLSSSPGTFESDIEYITGMLNSCVTTEALLQDLVELIYKESTAIPNFSYTGARLCNHLSKHLNVSPPSGNFRQLLLKRCRTEYEHRDVAVRGEAGTQKKFHSFVLFLGELYLSLELKSAKGPPTRAEILLVALKDLMNSLFSNPVDSNLICAVKLLKLTGSILDDTWKESGQPHMEELIQRIETIVLDATCSRDVRQMLLKLVELRSSDWGRVRAVSAASNATPDNDPNYFMNEPTFYTQDGTPFTAADPDYAEKYQEILDRQEYFDSFGENENEIENEISDYEDEMEPEMEEAFESFCLEAEQKRKLTRK, encoded by the exons ATGAATCCAAATTTCGACCGAGCTCCCGGAGCGGGGAGAAGCTACAGCCTTGCAGCGGACCCCGCGTTCGTGGGCCTGGgggacgacgacgacgacgacgccAACAAGCCGCCGCTGTTCAACCAGAGGGGGCCGCTGAGGCAACCGCGGTCGGTGCCGCTGTTCGCCGAGAACAACATGAGCCCGACCAGCGATGCGCTCGGTGGAG attGTAGAAGACAAAGCAGACCTCAAACGAGTCCAAATGCCAACAGTGTGTCAGCCTCCCGGGGATTTTATGACGTCGACTCCTTGGTCAGGTCATCGACGCTTTCAGCCAGTGCTGCCGAGTTTGTCCCCTCTGGAATGAACTTGTATGAA gaCCCTACTCATTATGATGACAGCGAAGGGTATTACACTGAAATAAACCTGGAGGAAATGGTCAAAGACTTTCTTGATCACCTGAGCTCCTCACCAGGGACCTTTGAGTCGGACATAGAATACATAACTGGCATGCTCAATTCCTGCGTTACTACTGAAGCCTTGCTGCAGGATCTGGTGGAACTGATATACAAAGAG TCCACAGCCATTCCAAACTTCTCTTACACGGGTGCCAGACTCTGCAACCACCTGTCCAAACATCTCAACGTCAGCCCACCAAGCGGCAACTTCCGTCAGCTGCTCCTGaaaag GTGTCGAACCGAGTATGAACATAGAGATGTAGCTGTTCGAGGGGAAGCAGGGACTCAAAAGAAATTCCACTCCTTTGTGCTCTTTCTGGGGGAGCTCTATTTGTCCCTGGAG CTAAAGAGTGCTAAAGGACCTCCAACAAGAGCCGAGATCCTCCTCGTGGCTCTGAAGGACCTGATGAACAGTCTGTTCTCCAACCCTGTGGATTCAAACCTCATCTGCGCCGTCAAACTGCTCAAG CTTACAGGCTCCATCCTGGATGATACGTGGAAAGAGAGTGGACAACCACACATGGAGGAACTGATACAAAGAATAGAAACTATAGTCCTGGACGCCACATGCAGCAG GGATGTTAGACAGATGCTTTTAAAACTTGTGGAGCTGAGATCCAGTGACTGGGGCAGAGTTCGTGCAGTTTCAGCAGCGAGCAATGCAACGCCAGACAACGACCCCAACTACTTCATG AATGAACCTACATTCTACACACAAGATGGCACACCTTTTACAGCAGCTGACCCAG ATTATGCTGAGAAGTACCAAGAGATCCTCGACAGACAGGAGTACTTTGACTCttttggagaaaatgaaaatgaaattgaaaatgaaat atctGACTATGAAGACGAGATGGAGCCTGAGATGGAAGAAGCTTTTGAGAGTTTTTGTTTAGAAGCGGAGCAGAAACGGAAACTGACACGAAAGTGA